In Halobacterium sp. CBA1132, a genomic segment contains:
- a CDS encoding helix-turn-helix domain-containing protein: protein MSSSGTDHRIEDIAVRDTRVSDAIDEPMRAMILDILSEEALTATEVHDCLGSRGIDRTENTVRHHINELRDAGLVDVVRFEEGRGGTTKYYHANTIVLSYSLPDSADSIIEEMIDNVQPQIMDALATLTDEYDDEIEDIVTNMQPCEHCRTQKYETYVLLTVLRRAFVRAYRE from the coding sequence ATGAGTAGTTCCGGCACCGACCACCGAATTGAGGATATCGCGGTGCGAGACACACGGGTCTCGGACGCCATCGACGAACCGATGCGGGCGATGATCCTCGATATTCTCTCTGAGGAGGCGCTGACCGCAACCGAGGTTCACGACTGTCTCGGGAGCCGTGGCATCGACCGTACGGAGAACACGGTCCGCCACCACATCAACGAGTTACGTGACGCTGGCCTCGTCGATGTAGTTCGCTTCGAGGAGGGGCGCGGCGGGACGACAAAGTACTACCACGCAAATACGATCGTCCTCTCGTACTCGCTTCCGGACTCAGCCGATTCCATCATTGAGGAGATGATCGATAACGTTCAGCCCCAAATTATGGACGCCCTCGCTACACTCACAGACGAGTACGACGACGAAATCGAGGACATTGTCACGAATATGCAGCCCTGCGAGCATTGCCGCACCCAAAAGTACGAAACGTACGTTCTTCTGACTGTCTTGCGACGTGCATTCGTTCGTGCTTACCGAGAGTGA
- a CDS encoding heavy-metal-associated domain-containing protein produces the protein MSDTTQFRVLDFDCPTCASTVERALSNVDGVQHVEVHYATGRVEIEYDDGVAEPETFAQTIENQGYTPQPA, from the coding sequence ATGAGCGACACAACCCAGTTCCGCGTCCTCGACTTCGACTGCCCGACCTGTGCGAGTACCGTCGAACGCGCCCTGTCGAACGTCGACGGCGTCCAGCACGTCGAAGTCCACTACGCGACCGGTCGCGTCGAGATCGAGTACGACGACGGCGTCGCTGAGCCCGAGACCTTCGCACAGACCATCGAAAACCAGGGGTACACGCCCCAGCCCGCCTAA
- a CDS encoding helix-turn-helix domain-containing protein, protein MSEIVGKLQTMPHAKLSIDIPDHTWIGDLSTAHPEVVFQVVTSIPGEGTGIGLVRLKTADPLPLITDIQSRDDIEDLELLWKHEDEALLQIKTVNPLPLLPVLRAGVPLRMPFDIQNGVATWEVTTSTRRLSSLGDHLEDLGIGFTIESVREIDASQADQLLTDRQQEVLLAAVEAGYYRTPRESTLGEVAEALDIANATCSDVLHRAEGHIIHWFVEEHMEV, encoded by the coding sequence ATGAGCGAAATAGTAGGTAAGCTACAGACGATGCCACACGCGAAACTTTCCATAGATATCCCCGACCATACCTGGATTGGAGATCTCTCGACTGCTCATCCGGAGGTGGTGTTTCAAGTCGTCACGAGTATTCCTGGCGAAGGGACCGGTATCGGGCTTGTCAGGCTCAAGACCGCTGACCCACTTCCACTCATTACCGACATTCAATCCCGTGATGACATCGAGGACCTCGAACTACTCTGGAAGCACGAAGACGAGGCGCTCCTCCAAATAAAGACGGTGAACCCACTTCCACTTCTCCCAGTCCTGCGAGCCGGTGTTCCACTCAGAATGCCCTTCGATATTCAGAACGGTGTCGCTACGTGGGAGGTGACGACATCGACGAGGCGGCTCTCGAGTCTCGGCGACCACCTCGAGGATTTAGGCATCGGCTTCACGATCGAATCTGTTCGCGAAATCGACGCGAGCCAAGCAGACCAGTTGCTCACGGACCGACAGCAAGAGGTGCTTCTGGCTGCTGTCGAAGCAGGCTACTACCGGACACCACGGGAATCGACATTAGGCGAGGTGGCTGAGGCACTCGACATCGCGAACGCGACGTGTAGCGACGTGTTGCACCGAGCAGAGGGCCACATCATCCACTGGTTCGTCGAGGAGCATATGGAAGTGTGA
- a CDS encoding cation-translocating P-type ATPase has product MNTQSITQYYRKHRKAIVTTTSGLLYGGGWSLGYLTGFDTTGAAILVLATIVGGYDIAKTAYHEVTNRTLGIKTLVTLAAIGAIVIGEYWEAAAVVFLFSLGSYLEGRTMRKTRTALQELLEMTPDTATVRRDGELQEVPAREVEEGEVVVVKPGGKIPVDGEVVDGESAVNQAPVTGESAPVHKADGDEVYAGTVNQEGALEVRTTGAGSDTTLERIIRRVEEAQEAQSPTESLIDRFAKYYTPAVIALAIGAYAITQNAILSLTLLVIGCPGALVIGPPVSIVSAIGNAARSGVLMKGGEHLERAGKIDLVAFDKTGTLTKGESTVADVEGFGAADDEVLSLAATAEKKSEHHLADAIVDTARERPTAATDGGATVTQADDTDASLQSIPDPDDFDVVAGKGVIAHTDGHEVVVGNRALLDDRDIDVPSRIADYVREREERGETVVHVIRDGDIIGAIALRDELREAAPGVVAALQDAGIETVMLTGDNERTAAAVAEEVGIDDYRAELLPEDKQTTIEELQTDGHVVAMVGDGINDAPSLATADVGIAMGAAGTDTAIETADMALMADDLERIPYAVKLSKATRWNVLENVGLAVLTVIVLLAGVLTSYVTLAAGMLVHEASVLAVILNGMRLLRY; this is encoded by the coding sequence ATGAACACACAATCGATTACGCAGTACTACCGGAAACACCGGAAGGCCATCGTCACGACGACGAGCGGTCTGCTGTACGGCGGTGGCTGGAGTCTCGGCTACCTCACGGGTTTCGACACAACGGGTGCCGCCATCCTCGTCCTAGCGACGATCGTGGGTGGCTACGACATTGCCAAGACCGCCTACCACGAGGTCACCAACCGGACACTCGGCATCAAGACGCTGGTGACGCTGGCCGCTATCGGTGCCATCGTCATCGGAGAGTACTGGGAGGCCGCAGCCGTCGTCTTCCTGTTCAGCCTCGGCAGCTACCTCGAGGGGCGAACGATGCGGAAGACCCGGACGGCACTCCAAGAGCTGCTGGAGATGACCCCCGACACGGCGACCGTCCGTCGCGACGGGGAACTCCAAGAGGTTCCCGCCCGTGAGGTCGAAGAGGGGGAGGTCGTCGTCGTGAAGCCGGGCGGGAAGATTCCGGTCGATGGCGAGGTCGTCGACGGCGAAAGCGCCGTCAACCAGGCGCCGGTCACCGGCGAGAGCGCACCCGTCCACAAGGCCGACGGCGACGAGGTGTACGCCGGGACAGTCAACCAGGAAGGCGCACTGGAAGTCCGGACAACGGGTGCGGGCTCGGACACGACGCTCGAACGGATCATCCGACGCGTCGAGGAGGCCCAGGAGGCACAGTCGCCCACGGAGAGTCTCATCGACCGGTTCGCGAAGTACTACACCCCGGCCGTCATCGCGTTAGCAATTGGCGCGTATGCAATCACGCAGAACGCGATCCTGTCGCTGACCCTGCTGGTCATCGGCTGTCCGGGCGCGCTAGTCATCGGGCCGCCGGTCAGCATCGTCTCGGCCATCGGCAACGCCGCCCGTTCGGGCGTCCTGATGAAGGGTGGCGAACACCTCGAACGCGCTGGCAAGATCGACCTCGTCGCCTTCGACAAAACGGGGACGCTCACGAAGGGCGAGAGCACCGTCGCCGACGTCGAGGGGTTCGGCGCTGCTGATGACGAGGTCCTCTCGCTCGCGGCGACCGCCGAGAAGAAGAGCGAACACCACCTCGCCGACGCCATCGTCGACACGGCCCGCGAGCGCCCGACTGCTGCGACGGACGGTGGGGCGACGGTCACCCAGGCGGACGATACGGACGCCAGCCTCCAGTCGATTCCCGATCCGGACGATTTCGACGTGGTCGCTGGTAAGGGCGTTATCGCCCATACCGATGGCCACGAAGTTGTCGTCGGCAACCGCGCACTGCTGGACGACCGCGACATCGACGTCCCCAGTCGGATCGCCGACTACGTCCGCGAGCGTGAGGAGCGGGGCGAAACGGTCGTCCACGTCATCCGAGATGGGGACATCATCGGCGCAATCGCGCTGCGGGACGAACTCCGGGAGGCCGCTCCAGGCGTCGTTGCGGCGCTTCAGGACGCCGGCATCGAGACGGTGATGCTCACGGGCGACAACGAGCGGACGGCCGCCGCCGTCGCCGAGGAGGTCGGCATCGACGACTACCGCGCCGAGTTGCTCCCCGAGGATAAGCAGACCACTATCGAGGAGCTTCAGACCGACGGCCACGTCGTCGCAATGGTCGGCGACGGTATCAACGACGCACCATCGTTAGCGACTGCCGACGTCGGCATCGCGATGGGTGCCGCCGGGACGGACACCGCCATCGAGACCGCCGACATGGCGCTGATGGCCGACGACCTCGAACGCATCCCCTACGCGGTCAAACTGAGCAAAGCGACGCGCTGGAACGTCCTCGAGAACGTCGGGCTCGCGGTGCTGACCGTAATCGTCCTCCTCGCGGGCGTGCTGACCAGCTACGTCACTCTCGCCGCTGGGATGCTGGTCCACGAAGCTAGCGTCCTCGCAGTCATCCTCAACGGGATGCGACTGCTTCGCTACTGA
- a CDS encoding transcription initiation factor IIB family protein — protein sequence MATRDIYETGFDEEVQTDSNTNQCPECDGRVTTNAVETVCEDCGLVIDEQRIDHGPEWRAYDDEERERTGAPLTAARHDRGLSTEIGRGTDAKGNEISGQKRRRLARMRREQTRGRWRSKAERNLAHGLGEVRRLASALELSDSVRDQACQLFRSAQTEDLLRGRSIEAIAAASVYGACRCNGRSRLVDDISEMARVAESRVTNAYKTLNEGLGLPAEPVSPSMFVPRLASDLECPDEIRQRARTLAEQAEERGVTTGVHPAGFAAACLYKAGQELGQWVTQSDVAETGNVTPTTVRTHHETLEEHVA from the coding sequence ATGGCAACTAGAGACATCTACGAAACTGGCTTCGACGAAGAGGTCCAGACGGACTCGAACACCAATCAGTGTCCCGAGTGCGACGGCCGGGTCACCACGAACGCGGTCGAAACGGTCTGCGAGGACTGTGGCCTGGTCATCGACGAACAGCGCATCGATCACGGGCCGGAGTGGCGGGCGTACGACGACGAGGAGCGCGAGCGAACGGGCGCCCCACTCACTGCGGCCCGCCACGATCGCGGCCTGTCGACGGAAATCGGTCGCGGCACCGACGCGAAGGGGAACGAGATCTCCGGGCAGAAGCGACGGCGACTCGCACGGATGCGCCGTGAGCAGACTCGGGGTCGCTGGCGGTCGAAAGCGGAACGGAATCTCGCCCACGGGCTGGGCGAGGTGCGTCGGTTGGCGAGTGCCCTCGAGCTCTCCGATTCGGTCCGTGACCAGGCGTGCCAACTCTTCCGGAGCGCCCAGACCGAGGATCTGCTTCGTGGCAGATCCATCGAGGCCATCGCCGCGGCCAGCGTCTACGGGGCCTGCCGGTGCAACGGCCGCTCGCGGTTGGTGGACGACATCAGCGAGATGGCCCGCGTCGCGGAGTCGCGGGTCACGAACGCATACAAAACGCTGAACGAAGGGCTGGGCCTCCCCGCTGAACCCGTCTCCCCCAGCATGTTCGTGCCGCGCCTCGCCTCGGATCTCGAGTGTCCGGACGAGATCCGACAGCGGGCCCGAACCCTCGCGGAGCAGGCCGAGGAGCGCGGCGTCACGACGGGCGTCCATCCGGCCGGGTTCGCAGCGGCCTGCCTCTACAAGGCGGGACAGGAACTGGGACAATGGGTGACGCAAAGCGATGTCGCGGAGACAGGGAACGTCACGCCAACCACGGTTCGGACGCATCACGAGACGTTAGAGGAGCATGTAGCCTGA